Proteins found in one Nitrospirota bacterium genomic segment:
- a CDS encoding outer membrane protein transport protein — protein MRKVVLLAALCLSVSYADADQIEMSSTLNPVGSGARAIGMGGAFIGVADDATAASWNPAGLVQLEKPEVSIVYSLFYRKQAYDSNTHPEVNNENNMDAGGINYASAAYPFVMFNRNMVVSLNYQRLYEMNKEVDFKYTWDVLGDKLYDSIKFKQEGYLYAVSPAMAVQVTPEFYLGAAVNFWDDFFGDNGWENTYESNATGVIGGFTDNEKILWKNQILFQGINANFGFLWSVYGPFTIGGVYKTPFDATLTKTTYFSFNQDFPSIPLHNGYSYETSSDIIMRMPESYGIGLSYRHSDAWTTAFDIYQTRWSRFLLKDSAGKETNPIDGASINEGRLKDTTQLRLGAEYLFIKEKHVIPLRAGLFYDPEPAKGDLDDYYGFSLGAGLAVKKIAIDAAYQYRTGEGVTGDISSTYVRDNNVSIQQHVVMVSAIYYF, from the coding sequence ATGAGAAAGGTGGTTTTATTGGCAGCTCTTTGTTTGTCAGTATCTTATGCCGATGCGGACCAGATAGAGATGTCTTCAACGCTGAATCCTGTCGGTTCAGGCGCAAGGGCCATAGGCATGGGCGGGGCGTTCATAGGCGTGGCAGATGATGCAACAGCGGCGTCATGGAATCCTGCAGGGCTGGTGCAGCTTGAAAAACCGGAGGTCTCTATAGTCTATTCGCTTTTTTATAGAAAGCAGGCATATGATTCAAATACCCACCCTGAAGTCAACAATGAAAACAACATGGATGCCGGCGGAATTAATTATGCCAGCGCAGCCTATCCCTTTGTTATGTTTAACAGGAATATGGTAGTTTCCCTTAATTACCAGCGGCTGTACGAGATGAACAAAGAAGTTGATTTTAAATATACATGGGACGTATTAGGAGATAAGCTTTATGACAGCATTAAATTTAAGCAGGAGGGCTATCTTTATGCTGTTTCGCCTGCAATGGCAGTGCAGGTAACGCCTGAGTTTTATCTCGGCGCCGCCGTCAATTTCTGGGACGATTTTTTCGGTGATAATGGATGGGAAAACACTTATGAATCAAATGCCACAGGAGTAATTGGCGGTTTTACCGATAATGAAAAAATCCTTTGGAAGAATCAAATATTATTCCAAGGCATTAATGCAAACTTTGGCTTTTTATGGTCTGTATACGGGCCGTTTACAATAGGCGGCGTATATAAAACTCCATTTGATGCAACACTCACAAAAACGACTTACTTTTCTTTTAACCAGGACTTTCCTTCCATTCCACTGCATAATGGATATTCTTATGAAACCTCCAGTGATATCATCATGCGGATGCCTGAGTCTTACGGGATAGGGCTGTCTTACAGACATTCTGACGCCTGGACTACTGCCTTTGACATATACCAGACCAGGTGGTCAAGATTTTTGCTCAAGGACTCAGCCGGAAAGGAAACCAACCCGATAGACGGGGCGTCAATAAATGAAGGCCGTTTAAAAGATACAACACAGTTGCGTCTGGGCGCTGAATATCTTTTCATAAAAGAGAAACATGTCATCCCGCTAAGAGCCGGACTGTTTTACGACCCTGAGCCGGCAAAAGGCGATCTTGATGATTATTATGGTTTTTCTCTTGGCGCCGGTCTGGCGGTGAAAAAGATTGCGATAGACGCAGCTTATCAATACAGAACAGGAGAGGGTGTTACAGGGGATATATCGTCTACTTATGTCAGAGACAACAATGTCAGCATACAACAGCATGTTGTAATGGTCTCGGCGATTTATTATTTTTGA
- the rnc gene encoding ribonuclease III: MHVSFSENIQAIEFSIGYTFKDKALIQEALVHKSFANENPSFTPSFNERLEFLGDSVLGLIVSDYLFNSYREYSEAELSKIKAYAVQENTLAEIALQLDIGSCLLLGRGEEGTGGRQKPSLLANAFEAVLGAVYLDGGLKAAGAFAIGLLKDKTNKLISEDLLFDFKTRFQEIVQEKFGILPKYTVHKESGPEHIKIFEVEVFVGKEKYGSGKGRTKKEAAQMAAEEGLKRMKVEE; the protein is encoded by the coding sequence ATGCATGTATCGTTCTCAGAAAATATACAGGCAATTGAATTCTCAATAGGATACACCTTTAAAGACAAAGCCCTGATACAGGAGGCGCTTGTTCACAAGTCTTTTGCCAATGAAAATCCCTCTTTCACGCCTTCCTTTAATGAACGGCTGGAATTTCTCGGCGACTCAGTGCTCGGATTGATTGTCAGCGATTATCTTTTTAATTCCTACCGTGAATACAGTGAGGCTGAGCTTTCAAAAATAAAGGCTTATGCCGTTCAGGAAAATACACTTGCAGAAATTGCCTTGCAGCTTGACATCGGCTCCTGCCTGCTTCTCGGCAGGGGGGAGGAAGGGACCGGCGGCAGGCAGAAACCTTCATTGCTTGCCAATGCCTTTGAAGCTGTTTTGGGCGCTGTTTATCTTGACGGAGGGCTGAAGGCGGCAGGGGCTTTTGCAATTGGACTTCTGAAAGATAAAACAAATAAACTTATCTCAGAGGACCTGCTTTTTGATTTTAAGACGCGGTTTCAGGAAATTGTTCAGGAGAAGTTTGGAATACTGCCCAAATATACTGTGCATAAGGAATCAGGTCCTGAGCACATAAAGATATTTGAAGTGGAGGTCTTTGTAGGGAAAGAGAAATACGGTTCAGGGAAGGGCAGGACGAAAAAAGAGGCGGCGCAGATGGCGGCTGAAGAGGGATTGAAAAGGATGAAGGTTGAAGAATGA
- the acpP gene encoding acyl carrier protein — MAVEEKVKEIICKQLGVDIEKVTPGAAFMDDLGADSLDTVELVMAFEEAFNIEIPDEDAEKISKVQDAITYIQQKSGSK, encoded by the coding sequence ATGGCAGTTGAAGAAAAGGTAAAGGAAATAATCTGTAAGCAGCTTGGTGTTGATATAGAAAAAGTTACGCCCGGTGCGGCTTTTATGGATGACCTCGGCGCAGACTCCCTTGATACCGTGGAGCTTGTTATGGCGTTTGAAGAGGCATTTAATATTGAAATCCCTGACGAAGATGCAGAAAAAATCTCCAAGGTTCAAGACGCTATAACTTATATACAGCAAAAATCCGGGAGCAAATAA
- the fabF gene encoding beta-ketoacyl-ACP synthase II: protein MARRVVVTGVGMITPLGTGTEKSWNGLLEGRSGIRAITQFDAADYPCRIAGEVADFEIDRFIDLKEQKKMDRFIHFGVAAASMAVKDSGLQITEENAGRVGVIVGAGIGGLRAIEHYSRVIQERGYKKITPFFIPMVIINLIAGHISILFGAKGPNSSVATACASGTHSIGDAFKLIQQGTTDAMIAGGAEAVITPLGIAGFTAMKALSTRNHEPERASRPFDRDRDGFVMGEGAGILVLEELESARKRGAGIYAEIIGYGMTGDAYHITSPPPEGEGAARCMAAALKDAAVNPENINYINAHGTSTKYGDELESAAIKKVFGGHAYKVAVSSTKSMTGHLLGAAGGVEAVISVLSIVNSIVPPTINLENPDPECDLDYVPNKARQMNVDVAMSNSFGFGGTNACIVLRKYTGN, encoded by the coding sequence ATGGCGCGCAGAGTTGTGGTAACGGGGGTTGGAATGATAACTCCCCTTGGCACCGGTACTGAAAAGTCATGGAATGGACTGCTTGAAGGCCGTTCAGGCATAAGGGCGATTACGCAGTTTGATGCCGCAGACTATCCATGCCGGATTGCCGGAGAGGTCGCTGATTTTGAAATAGACCGGTTCATAGATTTAAAAGAGCAGAAGAAAATGGACAGGTTTATCCATTTTGGCGTTGCAGCGGCTTCAATGGCTGTAAAAGATTCGGGACTTCAGATTACCGAGGAAAATGCCGGCAGGGTTGGAGTAATAGTCGGCGCGGGTATCGGCGGTCTGCGTGCCATTGAGCATTACAGCAGGGTCATTCAGGAAAGGGGATACAAAAAAATTACTCCGTTCTTTATTCCAATGGTGATAATAAACCTTATCGCCGGGCATATATCCATATTGTTCGGCGCTAAGGGTCCGAACTCATCTGTTGCAACAGCCTGTGCAAGCGGTACCCACTCAATAGGGGATGCCTTTAAATTGATACAGCAAGGCACGACTGATGCAATGATTGCAGGGGGGGCGGAGGCGGTTATCACACCCCTCGGTATTGCCGGCTTTACAGCAATGAAGGCGCTTTCCACAAGGAATCATGAGCCCGAGCGCGCAAGCAGGCCGTTTGACAGGGACCGGGACGGCTTTGTCATGGGTGAAGGAGCAGGAATTTTAGTTCTGGAAGAATTGGAATCAGCCCGGAAAAGAGGCGCTGGAATTTATGCGGAAATTATCGGCTATGGCATGACCGGAGACGCTTATCACATAACGTCCCCTCCGCCTGAGGGTGAAGGCGCAGCGAGATGCATGGCAGCCGCACTGAAAGATGCAGCCGTAAATCCTGAAAATATAAATTACATCAATGCCCACGGGACGTCAACAAAGTACGGCGATGAGCTGGAAAGCGCCGCTATTAAAAAAGTGTTTGGCGGGCATGCATATAAAGTTGCTGTAAGCTCTACGAAGTCAATGACAGGTCATCTCCTCGGCGCGGCCGGCGGCGTTGAGGCGGTTATAAGCGTTTTAAGCATTGTCAACAGCATTGTGCCGCCGACAATTAATCTTGAAAATCCCGACCCCGAATGCGATCTTGACTATGTGCCTAACAAGGCAAGGCAGATGAATGTGGATGTTGCAATGTCCAACTCATTTGGTTTTGGCGGAACAAATGCATGTATCGTTCTCAGAAAATATACAGGCAATTGA
- a CDS encoding CHAT domain-containing protein, with the protein MEEKTPDIQKILDERAKLDSLLQSQFSKKVAVMFTDIKGSTMFYESRGDIDGRVMVHRHNEIVLPAIKENKSLFIKTIGDGTMSVFDDPLNSIKSAMDIQKKLRAHNSGKSEDKQIRVRIGMNYGTGIVEEKDVHGDVVNVASRIESIADADEILLTGEMYKEVKNNDELIFRYVDSVKVKGKKDDIKVFRLLWHEEALYLGKTRKADETLQKKEGVFVIEASVYGNQLKVSGFERTDGEEMPVKSYTEVRFNEIRIKDYTKGIIELLNSANRRGKIGNELLVKLKEYGRLLFDELIPAEIKDKLVKTNEKNLMVSIDDKLVHIPWELLYDGMDFFCQRFSLGRSVSTRQTVSVVRRAISRPLKMQILADPRGNLKASYEEGVGIKDEVGKLEEWLDVFLKTTDIKTDYVKAKIRNFDIVHYAGHAEHSAARPEESGWLLKDGKLSAEQILNMTGVMPMPSLVFSNACQTGQTEEWKLREDYVNRIFGLANAFLLSGVQHYIGTFWEIPDEAGLHFAKCFYENLVKGVTIGEALRLSRYALIRKYGEDTIVWASYMLYGDPTTKYIVPDSKVLRQESEVKSDKEAFVASDVRNKEEIIQFPQEKKAYGKRFFAGLGLLLFAGLVLFMMKWNRTGMVNAPVTGEKSISAVDRDEARKRIDELVASLAKNYREGNFEQAKAVQDEWSTKPVTMVVMDIKSPEDSGDHSREKLISLLSQFLQTSERINMVEREILVKLLEELKLSSSALADPLTALKIGKALSARIIVTGNIIPDKKGQTIMLRFIDTETTAIKKVISAESPDREINKDNISNIGRQIVDWVKEDFPVRGRLVSITGDKCQINLGQMHGIKKGDRLDVINESPKDSGRYKVIGEIEISESEKDKSQAVVLSRTDSIKEGFKVRAK; encoded by the coding sequence ATGGAAGAAAAAACGCCTGATATACAAAAGATATTAGATGAGAGAGCGAAGCTTGATAGTCTTCTACAATCACAGTTCAGCAAGAAAGTAGCGGTTATGTTTACTGATATTAAAGGCTCCACTATGTTTTATGAATCCAGAGGCGACATAGACGGCAGGGTTATGGTGCACAGGCATAACGAAATAGTCTTACCGGCAATAAAAGAAAATAAATCTCTTTTTATAAAGACAATAGGCGACGGCACTATGTCGGTATTTGACGACCCGTTGAATTCCATAAAATCTGCCATGGATATACAAAAAAAATTAAGAGCCCATAACAGCGGCAAATCCGAAGACAAACAGATACGCGTCAGAATCGGCATGAACTATGGCACCGGCATTGTTGAAGAAAAAGATGTGCACGGCGATGTGGTTAATGTCGCAAGCAGGATAGAGTCTATTGCAGATGCGGATGAGATATTGTTAACAGGTGAGATGTATAAAGAGGTGAAGAATAATGATGAACTGATATTCAGATATGTAGATTCAGTAAAAGTTAAGGGCAAGAAAGATGACATTAAGGTATTTAGGCTGCTGTGGCATGAAGAGGCCCTTTATTTGGGAAAAACAAGAAAGGCTGACGAGACTTTACAGAAAAAAGAAGGTGTTTTTGTAATTGAGGCGTCAGTCTACGGGAATCAATTAAAGGTTAGCGGTTTTGAGAGAACAGACGGCGAGGAGATGCCGGTTAAGAGTTATACGGAAGTCAGGTTTAATGAAATCAGGATAAAGGATTATACAAAGGGCATCATAGAGCTTCTCAACAGTGCAAACAGGCGCGGTAAGATCGGCAACGAACTGCTTGTGAAATTAAAAGAATACGGCAGGCTTCTCTTTGATGAATTAATCCCTGCTGAGATAAAGGACAAACTAGTAAAGACAAATGAAAAAAACCTGATGGTAAGCATTGATGATAAATTGGTTCATATCCCATGGGAATTACTCTATGACGGGATGGATTTCTTCTGTCAGCGGTTCAGCCTCGGCAGATCCGTAAGCACAAGGCAGACGGTATCGGTTGTCAGAAGGGCAATAAGCAGACCATTGAAGATGCAGATACTGGCCGACCCGAGGGGCAATTTAAAGGCTTCATATGAAGAGGGGGTGGGAATTAAGGATGAAGTTGGAAAGCTTGAAGAATGGCTGGATGTATTTTTAAAGACAACCGACATAAAAACCGATTATGTAAAGGCTAAAATCCGTAACTTTGATATTGTCCACTATGCAGGCCATGCAGAACATAGTGCCGCAAGACCCGAAGAAAGCGGATGGCTGTTAAAGGATGGGAAATTGAGCGCCGAACAGATACTTAATATGACGGGTGTTATGCCCATGCCGTCGCTGGTTTTTTCCAATGCGTGTCAGACCGGACAGACAGAGGAATGGAAACTGAGAGAAGATTATGTTAACAGGATATTCGGACTTGCAAATGCGTTTTTACTGTCAGGGGTGCAGCACTATATAGGCACTTTCTGGGAGATTCCTGACGAAGCGGGTTTGCACTTTGCAAAATGTTTTTATGAGAATCTTGTCAAAGGGGTGACAATAGGAGAGGCTTTGAGATTATCAAGATATGCATTGATTAGGAAATACGGCGAGGATACGATTGTCTGGGCAAGTTATATGCTCTATGGCGACCCGACAACAAAATATATTGTCCCGGACTCAAAGGTCCTGAGACAGGAATCTGAGGTAAAATCCGACAAGGAGGCATTTGTTGCTTCAGACGTTAGAAATAAAGAAGAGATAATACAATTCCCTCAGGAAAAGAAGGCATACGGGAAGCGGTTTTTTGCCGGCCTCGGTTTACTGCTTTTTGCCGGCCTGGTTTTATTCATGATGAAATGGAACCGGACCGGTATGGTTAATGCGCCTGTTACAGGGGAGAAAAGCATATCCGCAGTTGATAGAGATGAAGCCCGCAAAAGAATTGACGAATTGGTGGCTTCTCTTGCGAAGAATTACAGGGAAGGTAATTTTGAACAGGCAAAGGCTGTGCAGGATGAATGGAGCACAAAGCCGGTTACAATGGTGGTTATGGATATCAAATCTCCGGAAGACTCAGGGGACCACAGCAGGGAAAAATTAATAAGCCTGCTTTCCCAGTTCCTCCAGACAAGTGAGAGGATAAATATGGTTGAAAGGGAGATCCTTGTAAAACTTCTTGAGGAATTAAAGTTGAGTTCATCAGCCCTTGCTGATCCATTGACGGCATTAAAGATAGGAAAGGCGCTCTCGGCAAGGATTATTGTGACAGGAAACATTATCCCTGATAAAAAAGGACAGACAATTATGCTCAGATTTATAGATACCGAGACAACGGCAATCAAAAAGGTAATATCAGCGGAATCGCCTGACAGGGAGATAAATAAAGACAATATTAGCAATATCGGCAGGCAGATAGTTGACTGGGTCAAAGAGGATTTCCCGGTAAGAGGCAGGCTTGTTTCAATAACAGGCGATAAATGCCAGATAAACCTCGGACAGATGCACGGCATTAAAAAGGGCGACAGGCTGGATGTTATTAACGAATCTCCCAAAGACTCAGGCAGATATAAGGTGATAGGAGAGATTGAGATTAGCGAGTCTGAAAAGGACAAGTCGCAGGCTGTAGTTTTAAGCCGCACTGATTCAATAAAGGAAGGGTTTAAGGTAAGGGCGAAATAA
- a CDS encoding phosphoribosylformylglycinamidine cyclo-ligase, whose amino-acid sequence MALTYKTAGVDINKGDKLVDMIKPMAHATFRNGVLQDIGSFGAFFKLGNYKNPVLVSGTDGVGTKLKIAFMLDRHDTVGIDLVAMCVNDVLTSGAKPLFFLDYFATGKLSVKNAANVIKGIAQGCRLAGCALIGGETAEMPGFYKKNEYDLAGFSVGVVEKNKIIDGSKIKSGDIIIGLASSGLHSNGYSLVRKLFFDIKKYKASTFIKELGCSAGEELLKPTRIYVKNILKLLNTVDIKGMAHITGGGITENLPRIIPKNLRAVVKKGSWQIPGIFDIIKKEGKISDAEMYRTFNMGIGFIVVVREKDSEPVLKKLKRLGEKVYVIGHIEKGKEGVRYA is encoded by the coding sequence ATGGCGCTTACTTACAAGACAGCGGGCGTTGACATCAATAAAGGCGATAAGCTTGTGGATATGATAAAGCCTATGGCGCATGCTACATTCAGAAACGGAGTGCTTCAGGACATCGGCTCCTTCGGGGCGTTTTTTAAATTAGGCAATTATAAAAATCCCGTGCTCGTAAGCGGTACAGACGGCGTCGGCACAAAATTAAAGATTGCATTCATGCTTGACAGGCATGATACAGTCGGCATTGACCTTGTTGCCATGTGCGTTAATGACGTGCTGACAAGCGGAGCTAAACCATTGTTTTTCCTTGATTATTTTGCCACCGGAAAACTTTCCGTAAAAAATGCCGCGAATGTAATTAAAGGAATTGCTCAGGGATGCAGGCTTGCAGGCTGTGCGCTTATCGGCGGAGAGACTGCCGAGATGCCGGGATTTTACAAAAAAAATGAATACGACCTTGCAGGTTTTTCAGTCGGCGTTGTTGAGAAAAATAAAATCATTGACGGCTCAAAGATTAAATCCGGAGACATTATCATCGGGCTTGCCTCAAGCGGGCTTCACAGCAACGGCTATTCGCTTGTGAGAAAACTTTTCTTTGATATAAAAAAATACAAGGCGTCAACATTTATTAAAGAACTTGGCTGTTCAGCCGGAGAGGAGCTTTTAAAGCCGACAAGGATTTATGTTAAAAATATTCTTAAGTTATTAAATACTGTTGATATTAAAGGCATGGCTCATATCACAGGTGGCGGCATTACAGAGAACCTTCCGCGAATTATCCCCAAAAATCTCAGGGCAGTCGTTAAAAAAGGCAGTTGGCAAATCCCCGGTATTTTTGACATCATTAAAAAAGAAGGAAAGATTTCAGATGCTGAGATGTACAGGACGTTTAATATGGGAATCGGGTTTATTGTAGTTGTAAGAGAAAAGGATTCGGAACCTGTTCTGAAAAAACTCAAGCGCCTCGGAGAAAAAGTTTATGTAATCGGCCATATTGAAAAAGGTAAAGAAGGGGTGAGGTATGCTTAA
- the fabG gene encoding 3-oxoacyl-[acyl-carrier-protein] reductase produces the protein MKLKNNTALITGAAQGIGHAIAIGMAKEGAHVGIADMNIEKAEAAAEEVRALGVKSLAIKLDVSKSEGIAGAFDRFIQEFGRLDILVNNAGITKDALILRMKEEDWDMVLDINLKGTFLCSKEAVKVMAKQQYGKIISVSSVVAFIGNAGQANYSASKAGIVGLTKTIAKEYASRGIRANAIAPGFIQTAMTDGLPEKVKEEMKRLIPLGHFGLPEDVANAVIFLASKDADYVTGQVIHVNGGMYM, from the coding sequence ATGAAACTTAAAAATAATACAGCCTTAATAACCGGCGCCGCACAGGGCATCGGGCATGCAATTGCAATCGGCATGGCAAAAGAAGGCGCCCACGTCGGCATAGCGGATATGAATATTGAGAAGGCGGAGGCTGCCGCAGAAGAGGTCAGGGCGCTTGGTGTGAAAAGCCTTGCAATTAAGCTTGATGTTTCAAAATCCGAAGGTATTGCAGGGGCGTTTGACCGTTTTATTCAGGAGTTCGGGAGACTTGATATACTTGTAAATAATGCCGGCATTACAAAAGATGCACTTATTTTGAGAATGAAGGAAGAGGACTGGGATATGGTGCTGGACATTAATTTAAAGGGCACGTTCCTCTGCAGTAAAGAGGCGGTAAAAGTCATGGCTAAGCAGCAGTATGGAAAGATTATCAGCGTATCATCGGTAGTTGCATTCATTGGAAATGCCGGTCAGGCAAATTACAGCGCATCAAAGGCAGGTATTGTTGGACTGACAAAAACCATAGCAAAGGAGTACGCAAGCCGCGGTATAAGGGCCAATGCCATTGCGCCGGGATTTATCCAGACGGCAATGACTGACGGGCTTCCTGAAAAGGTCAAAGAGGAAATGAAACGGCTTATTCCTCTCGGTCATTTCGGCCTGCCTGAGGATGTGGCTAATGCAGTCATATTCCTTGCTTCAAAAGATGCTGATTATGTTACAGGACAGGTAATCCATGTAAACGGAGGAATGTATATGTAA
- a CDS encoding sigma-70 family RNA polymerase sigma factor — MNNITDNLQDSELIKKCLSGENVAAWEVFVKSYSKLIWNSIHKTFNQYSFRHSKEDTEDIYGSVFLSLIENDFKKLRQFRGENACTLRTWLTVITVRMTIDYMRRDKGRFLAESTEKNVDVFEFIPDRRYCSEKLLEEKQTSENLRKSVELLPLQDRMIYDLLYNREVSPEEAAKILGLSAADIYSRKHRIIEKIKKNMKEM; from the coding sequence GTGAATAATATAACGGATAATTTACAGGACAGTGAATTAATAAAAAAATGTCTGTCCGGCGAAAATGTAGCGGCGTGGGAAGTTTTTGTTAAAAGTTATTCTAAATTAATCTGGAATTCAATCCACAAAACATTCAACCAATATTCTTTCCGTCATTCTAAGGAAGATACAGAGGATATTTACGGCTCTGTATTTCTTTCTTTAATAGAGAACGATTTTAAAAAATTAAGACAATTCAGGGGCGAAAATGCCTGCACCCTCAGGACCTGGCTGACTGTAATAACAGTCAGAATGACAATTGACTACATGAGGAGGGATAAAGGGCGTTTTTTAGCGGAATCCACAGAAAAAAACGTGGATGTATTTGAATTTATCCCTGACAGAAGGTATTGCTCTGAAAAATTATTGGAGGAAAAACAGACAAGTGAGAATCTCAGGAAATCCGTAGAACTCTTGCCTTTGCAGGACAGGATGATTTATGACCTGCTTTATAACAGGGAGGTCTCTCCGGAAGAGGCGGCAAAGATTTTAGGGTTGTCTGCGGCGGATATTTATTCAAGGAAACACAGGATTATAGAAAAGATTAAAAAAAATATGAAAGAGATGTAA
- a CDS encoding phosphoribosylglycinamide formyltransferase, with product MLNIGVLASGRGSNFQAIINNIDNGYIKAKIVVLISDNADAYALERAKNHGIETLVLKPKDFSEKDSYYFRIAKELKSRNAGLVVLAGFMRVAGSALIKEFPNKIINIHPALLPSFPGLHGQKQAVDHGVKISGCTVHFVDEGVDTGPVIIQAAVPVYDNDTEESLSDRILKQEHKIFPFAIKLFAEGRLSVDGRKVVVKSERENTAIINPPLV from the coding sequence ATGCTTAATATCGGCGTGTTAGCCTCGGGCAGGGGCTCAAATTTTCAGGCGATTATTAACAACATTGACAACGGCTATATCAAGGCTAAGATAGTTGTCCTGATAAGCGACAACGCCGACGCCTATGCGCTTGAGAGGGCAAAAAATCACGGCATTGAAACCCTTGTGTTAAAACCCAAGGATTTTTCTGAGAAGGATTCTTATTATTTCCGCATTGCAAAGGAGCTTAAATCAAGAAATGCCGGGCTTGTTGTCCTGGCAGGATTTATGAGGGTTGCGGGCAGTGCGCTTATCAAGGAATTTCCAAACAAAATAATAAATATCCATCCTGCGCTCCTGCCGTCTTTTCCCGGACTTCACGGGCAGAAGCAGGCGGTTGACCACGGCGTTAAGATTTCAGGATGCACTGTGCACTTTGTAGACGAAGGCGTTGACACAGGACCCGTGATAATTCAGGCGGCAGTCCCGGTTTATGATAATGATACCGAAGAAAGCCTCTCAGACAGAATACTCAAACAAGAACACAAAATCTTTCCGTTTGCCATAAAACTTTTTGCCGAAGGCAGGCTGAGCGTTGATGGAAGGAAGGTTGTTGTGAAATCCGAGAGGGAAAACACAGCAATTATAAACCCGCCGCTTGTTTAA